One Deltaproteobacteria bacterium DNA window includes the following coding sequences:
- a CDS encoding ABC transporter permease, translating into MSGDHAAAAPAERAPRRAEEHAVSWLAQEWGVISSLWWRDLLRLARERSRWIGVLAQPVLFWVMLGSGLAETFRMPGGGPSYLTYFYPGVLVMTVLFTAIFGTISVIEDRQLGFLQAVLVAPGSRGALVLGKTAGVTTMALIQTAILLGAAPLAGYSFGQVSWPALLLVLLLGSVTLTTLSFSMAWVMSSTQGYHAVMSVVLIPLWMVSGAMFPAPASWMGVVVRFNPISYIVSGVRAALAGPGAPTRGPGLGTSLLVLGALSLAGFALAVLATRRGGARRE; encoded by the coding sequence ATGAGCGGTGACCACGCAGCAGCCGCGCCGGCCGAGCGCGCTCCGCGCCGCGCGGAGGAGCACGCGGTGAGCTGGCTCGCCCAGGAGTGGGGCGTCATCTCGTCCCTCTGGTGGCGGGATCTCCTGCGGCTGGCGCGAGAGCGCTCGCGCTGGATCGGCGTGCTGGCCCAGCCGGTGCTCTTCTGGGTCATGCTGGGCAGCGGCCTGGCGGAGACCTTCCGCATGCCGGGCGGTGGCCCGAGCTACCTGACCTACTTCTACCCCGGCGTGCTCGTGATGACGGTCCTCTTCACCGCCATCTTCGGCACCATCTCGGTGATCGAGGACCGCCAGCTGGGGTTCCTGCAGGCTGTCCTGGTCGCTCCCGGCTCGCGCGGCGCGCTGGTCCTCGGCAAGACCGCGGGGGTCACCACCATGGCGCTGATCCAGACCGCGATCCTGCTCGGCGCGGCCCCGCTCGCGGGCTACTCGTTCGGTCAGGTCTCCTGGCCCGCGCTCCTGCTCGTGCTCCTCCTCGGTTCGGTCACGCTCACTACCCTGAGCTTCTCCATGGCCTGGGTCATGTCCTCGACCCAGGGCTACCACGCCGTCATGAGCGTGGTCCTCATTCCGCTCTGGATGGTCTCCGGCGCAATGTTTCCCGCGCCGGCCTCCTGGATGGGCGTAGTCGTCCGCTTCAACCCCATCTCGTACATCGTGTCCGGCGTGCGGGCCGCCCTCGCCGGGCCGGGCGCCCCCACCCGCGGCCCAGGGCTCGGCACGAGCCTCCTCGTGCTCGGGGCCCTCTCCCTCGCGGGCTTCGCGCTCGCCGTGCTGGCCACGCGACGTGGCGGCGCGCGCCGCGAATGA
- a CDS encoding ABC transporter ATP-binding protein — MTATHNESQPVLAAEGLCLAYGARTVLEDISFALHRGEALGLLGPNGSGKSTLLGLAAGLLSAQRGVLRFRGEPWPSRSRALRSTLGVAFQSPSLDPKLTARQNLMLAARLYGIRGAEAHRRTLEQLLLAGLHERADEPVAVFSGGMRRRLDLARAVLHRPRLLLLDEPTAGLDESAFRATWKLVQAMRTSRELSLLLATHRPEEAEQCDRLLVLCRGQLRALDTPENLRRQIGRDVVSVQAAEPRTLALEVKDRLGLASLITHDGLLIEHDAGHELIPRLVEAFPAGRFSTVSLRRPSLADVFLKLTGQSLDDEPTQEEATAA; from the coding sequence GTGACCGCGACGCACAACGAGAGCCAGCCCGTTCTCGCTGCAGAAGGCCTCTGCCTGGCCTACGGCGCGAGGACGGTGCTGGAGGACATCTCCTTCGCGCTCCATCGGGGCGAAGCTCTCGGCCTGCTCGGCCCGAACGGGAGCGGCAAGTCCACCCTGCTCGGCCTGGCCGCGGGGCTCCTCTCCGCCCAGCGCGGCGTGCTGCGCTTTCGCGGCGAGCCCTGGCCGAGTCGCAGCCGTGCCCTGCGGTCCACGCTCGGCGTGGCGTTTCAGTCCCCGAGCCTGGACCCCAAGCTGACCGCGCGACAGAACCTCATGCTCGCCGCGCGCCTGTACGGCATCCGCGGGGCCGAGGCCCATCGGCGCACGCTGGAGCAGCTCCTCCTGGCGGGCCTGCACGAGCGCGCCGACGAGCCAGTGGCCGTCTTCTCGGGCGGAATGCGCCGACGCCTCGACTTGGCGCGGGCCGTGCTGCACCGACCGCGGCTCCTGCTGCTCGACGAGCCGACCGCCGGACTCGACGAGTCGGCCTTTCGCGCGACCTGGAAGCTGGTGCAGGCCATGCGCACGAGCCGCGAGCTCAGCCTCCTTCTGGCCACGCATCGCCCCGAAGAGGCCGAGCAGTGCGACCGGCTCCTCGTCCTCTGCCGAGGCCAACTCCGCGCCCTCGATACCCCCGAGAACCTGCGCCGCCAGATCGGCCGCGACGTGGTGTCCGTGCAGGCCGCCGAGCCTCGCACCCTCGCCCTAGAGGTGAAGGATCGCCTGGGACTCGCCAGCCTCATCACCCACGACGGGCTGCTCATCGAACACGACGCGGGCCACGAGCTGATCCCGCGCCTCGTCGAGGCTTTTCCCGCGGGGCGCTTCTCGACCGTCAGCTTGCGGCGGCCGAGCCTGGCCGACGTCTTCCTCAAGCTCACCGGCCAGTCCCTCGACGACGAGCCGACCCAGGAGGAGGCCACGGCAGCATGA
- the cyoE gene encoding protoheme IX farnesyltransferase: protein MSGAVGSSSREDFSPLAIPPEDATEAAVSAPAAAPRPLPRALATARDLLALTKPGVTLMCVATASAGLWVAPLRPGVGTIIGTLLGTALAVAAAAAFNMFLERDLDRRMQRTRRRPLPDGRLAPGAAVALGSVLAVAATVLLWTQVNRLTALLALIALLSYVLVYTPLKRQTHLALWVGAIPGAMPPLMGWTAATGRLDLAGWALFLTVALWQLPHFLAISIYRRAEYTRAGIKIVPEELGETVARAQCVIFTAALLPASLSLPALGVAGWIYTAAALPAGLGWLLLALAGLRAPSGPTWARRFFLASLVYLPVIVLGLMLDAVFR, encoded by the coding sequence ATGAGCGGCGCCGTCGGCTCGAGCTCGCGCGAGGATTTCTCGCCTCTGGCAATCCCGCCCGAGGACGCGACCGAGGCCGCCGTGAGCGCGCCTGCCGCCGCGCCGCGACCCCTCCCGCGCGCGCTGGCGACCGCGCGGGACCTGCTCGCCCTGACCAAACCGGGCGTGACGCTGATGTGCGTGGCGACCGCCTCGGCCGGCCTGTGGGTCGCCCCGCTTCGCCCCGGCGTCGGCACCATCATCGGAACGCTCCTCGGCACGGCGCTCGCGGTCGCCGCCGCCGCCGCGTTCAACATGTTCCTCGAGCGCGACCTGGACCGACGGATGCAGCGGACCCGTCGGCGCCCCCTCCCCGACGGACGTCTCGCCCCCGGGGCGGCGGTGGCGCTGGGTTCGGTGCTGGCCGTCGCGGCCACGGTGCTCCTGTGGACGCAGGTGAATCGGCTCACCGCCCTGCTCGCGCTCATCGCGCTACTGAGCTACGTCCTGGTCTACACCCCGCTCAAGCGGCAAACCCACCTGGCGCTGTGGGTCGGCGCGATCCCCGGCGCCATGCCCCCGCTCATGGGGTGGACGGCTGCCACGGGACGGCTCGACCTCGCGGGCTGGGCGCTCTTTCTGACGGTGGCGCTCTGGCAGCTCCCCCACTTCCTCGCCATCTCGATCTACCGTCGCGCCGAGTACACCCGGGCCGGCATCAAGATCGTGCCCGAGGAGCTCGGCGAGACGGTGGCCCGCGCGCAGTGCGTGATCTTCACCGCCGCCCTCCTGCCCGCCAGTCTGAGCCTGCCCGCGCTCGGCGTGGCGGGGTGGATCTACACGGCGGCGGCGCTGCCGGCGGGCCTTGGCTGGCTCCTCCTCGCGCTCGCCGGACTGCGGGCACCGTCGGGACCCACGTGGGCGCGTCGCTTCTTTCTCGCGTCCCTCGTCTATCTCCCGGTCATCGTGCTCGGCCTGATGTTGGACGCGGTGTTTCGGTGA
- a CDS encoding heme A synthase: MLVHRFALATSTATFLLLLVGGTVNPTGSSLACPDWPLCYGSLMPAMVGGVRFEHTHRLVAGLVALMTVGLAALAFRARPVDPALRRLGLLALAAVLIQATLGGITVLFKLPLAVSTAHLGLSMIFFVLLIYTAWRTAPAPGSHSAGKRALVGWTTAAVYAQILLGGLVRHTHSGRACSADIPWCLGQAWSSWGPAQLHMLHRYVGVLVAALVVAAAWSVATQALAGGRKGLLALALAAPVLVLTQIILGILSVTSGIGVVEVTAHLGVGALLLACLSLSFMALGTRPAPAFAPEGQPLPRRSSPPHGARGIAG, translated from the coding sequence ATGCTCGTGCACCGTTTCGCGCTCGCAACCTCGACCGCCACCTTTCTGCTCCTCCTCGTGGGAGGGACGGTCAATCCCACCGGCTCGTCTCTCGCCTGCCCGGACTGGCCGCTCTGCTACGGCAGCCTGATGCCCGCGATGGTCGGAGGGGTCCGCTTCGAGCACACCCACCGCCTGGTCGCGGGCCTCGTGGCCCTCATGACCGTGGGACTCGCGGCCTTGGCCTTCCGGGCGCGGCCGGTGGACCCGGCCCTGCGCCGGCTCGGGCTGCTCGCGCTTGCAGCCGTCCTCATCCAGGCCACGCTCGGCGGGATCACCGTGCTCTTCAAGTTGCCCCTGGCCGTCTCCACGGCCCACCTCGGGCTATCGATGATCTTCTTCGTCTTGCTCATCTACACGGCGTGGCGCACGGCGCCCGCACCGGGGAGCCACTCCGCGGGAAAGCGGGCGCTCGTCGGGTGGACCACGGCCGCGGTGTACGCGCAGATCCTCCTCGGCGGACTGGTCCGTCACACCCATTCGGGCCGCGCCTGCTCGGCCGACATCCCCTGGTGCCTCGGGCAGGCCTGGTCTTCCTGGGGACCGGCGCAGCTCCACATGCTCCACCGGTACGTCGGTGTCCTGGTCGCGGCGCTCGTCGTGGCCGCCGCCTGGAGCGTGGCGACGCAGGCGCTGGCCGGCGGCCGTAAGGGCCTCCTCGCGCTGGCGCTCGCCGCGCCGGTTCTCGTGCTGACCCAGATCATCCTCGGCATCCTGTCGGTTACGAGCGGCATCGGCGTCGTGGAGGTCACCGCGCACCTTGGCGTCGGGGCCCTGCTCCTCGCGTGCCTGTCCTTGTCCTTCATGGCGCTCGGGACGCGACCGGCGCCGGCGTTCGCGCCCGAGGGGCAGCCGCTCCCGCGACGGAGCTCTCCGCCCCACGGGGCCCGCGGAATCGCCGGATGA
- the apaG gene encoding Co2+/Mg2+ efflux protein ApaG yields MERSAHRVEVSVSTEYVAERSRPADGLYFFAYTITITNEGSTPVQLLSRHWVITDAVGRVDEVRGPGVVGQQPLLLPGDSFTYTSGCPLPTPIGAMRGSYQMVDADGESFEAEIPSFTLAETLAIN; encoded by the coding sequence ATGGAGCGTTCGGCGCATCGGGTCGAGGTTTCGGTGAGCACCGAGTACGTCGCGGAGCGGTCCCGCCCCGCCGACGGGCTCTACTTCTTCGCCTACACAATCACGATCACGAACGAGGGGAGCACGCCGGTGCAGCTCCTCAGTCGTCACTGGGTGATCACCGACGCCGTGGGCCGGGTGGACGAGGTGCGCGGGCCGGGGGTCGTGGGACAGCAGCCGCTCCTCCTCCCCGGAGACAGCTTCACCTATACGAGTGGCTGCCCCCTCCCGACCCCCATCGGCGCCATGCGGGGGAGCTACCAGATGGTGGACGCCGACGGCGAGAGCTTCGAGGCGGAGATCCCGTCCTTCACGCTGGCCGAGACGCTCGCCATCAACTGA
- the pruA gene encoding L-glutamate gamma-semialdehyde dehydrogenase, translating into MTDAILKVPPPVNEPVLSYAPGSPERSALKAQLERLLQDELEIPLFVDGKEVTTGKLGYAVCPHDHRHRLARFHQASAEHVQHAAIAAARAHGEWAATPWEARLAIFLRAAELLATKYRPILNAATMLGQSKTAHQAEIDASCELVDFFRFNAFFATQLMAEQPLSSAGVWNYLDHRPLEGFVFAVTPFNFTSIAGNLPTAPALMGNTVLWKPASTAVYSGHFIMKLLVEAGLPPGVINFLPGSGGQVGQPALTHPDLAGVHFTGSTQVFQGMWRTIGEQIASYKSYPRVVGETGGKDFIFVHPSADFEAVVANCLRGAFEYQGQKCSAASRLYVPKSMFPRLRDRLADEIRALPMGNPLDFRNFMAAVIDRGAFEEIRGFIEHARGASDARIVVGGECDETQGYFIRPTLVHADQPDFRLMREEIFGPVLTCYAYPDERYAETLEVCNHTSPYALTGAIFANDRRAVSQAAKTLRFAAGNFYVNDKPTGAVVGQQPFGGGRASGTNDKAGSILNLMRWVSPRAVKETFVPATDYRYPFMREA; encoded by the coding sequence ATGACCGATGCGATCCTCAAGGTTCCGCCTCCCGTGAACGAGCCGGTGCTCTCGTATGCACCGGGCTCTCCCGAGCGGTCGGCGCTCAAGGCGCAGCTCGAGCGGCTGCTCCAGGACGAGCTCGAGATCCCGCTCTTCGTCGATGGCAAGGAGGTCACGACCGGGAAGCTCGGCTACGCGGTATGTCCGCACGACCACCGCCATCGGCTGGCGCGCTTCCACCAGGCCTCGGCCGAGCACGTGCAGCACGCGGCCATCGCCGCGGCGCGCGCGCACGGGGAATGGGCGGCGACGCCGTGGGAGGCCCGTCTGGCCATCTTCCTCCGGGCCGCGGAGCTCCTCGCGACGAAGTACCGGCCGATCCTGAACGCGGCGACGATGCTCGGGCAGAGCAAGACGGCGCACCAGGCGGAGATCGACGCCTCCTGCGAGCTCGTCGATTTCTTCCGCTTCAACGCCTTCTTCGCCACGCAGCTGATGGCCGAGCAGCCGCTCTCGTCGGCGGGGGTCTGGAACTACCTGGACCACCGGCCTCTCGAGGGCTTCGTCTTCGCCGTCACTCCCTTCAACTTCACCTCGATCGCCGGGAATCTGCCGACGGCGCCCGCGCTGATGGGCAACACCGTCCTCTGGAAGCCGGCCTCCACCGCCGTCTACTCCGGCCACTTCATCATGAAGCTGCTCGTGGAGGCGGGGCTTCCGCCGGGCGTGATCAACTTCTTGCCCGGCTCGGGGGGGCAGGTCGGCCAGCCGGCGCTCACCCACCCGGACCTGGCGGGGGTCCACTTCACCGGGAGCACGCAGGTCTTCCAGGGGATGTGGCGAACCATCGGGGAGCAGATCGCGAGCTACAAGAGCTACCCGCGCGTGGTAGGCGAGACCGGCGGCAAGGACTTCATCTTCGTGCACCCGTCGGCCGATTTCGAGGCTGTGGTGGCCAACTGCCTGCGGGGCGCGTTCGAGTACCAGGGGCAGAAGTGCTCGGCCGCCTCTCGGCTCTACGTGCCGAAGTCGATGTTCCCGCGCCTGCGCGACCGCCTGGCGGACGAGATTCGCGCCCTGCCGATGGGCAACCCGCTCGACTTCCGCAACTTCATGGCGGCGGTCATCGACCGCGGAGCGTTCGAGGAGATCCGCGGCTTCATCGAGCACGCGCGCGGGGCGAGCGACGCGCGGATCGTCGTCGGTGGCGAGTGCGACGAGACGCAGGGGTACTTCATCCGCCCGACGCTCGTGCACGCGGATCAACCGGACTTCCGCCTGATGCGAGAGGAGATCTTCGGACCGGTCTTGACCTGCTACGCCTACCCGGACGAGCGCTACGCCGAGACGCTCGAGGTCTGTAACCACACCTCGCCCTACGCCCTCACGGGCGCCATCTTCGCGAACGACCGTCGGGCCGTGAGCCAGGCCGCCAAGACCCTGCGCTTCGCCGCCGGGAACTTCTACGTCAACGACAAGCCGACGGGAGCCGTCGTGGGGCAGCAGCCCTTCGGGGGCGGCCGCGCGTCGGGGACCAACGACAAGGCGGGAAGCATCCTGAACCTGATGCGCTGGGTTTCGCCACGCGCGGTGAAGGAGACCTTCGTCCCCGCGACGGACTACCGCTACCCCTTCATGCGCGAGGCGTGA